The nucleotide sequence AAAGTCGAGAGCGGTGTTGAGGCCGGTGAAGAAGCCCCTTCACAAAACGAGGAGGATCAAGGAACCGCTGAGCTTTAGAGCTCAATCCGGGAAGGGGCGCTCCGGGTATTATTTGCCCGCAGGCCCGGCTGAATCGGGTAGGGGCATCGGCGCTCAATGATTGGGGCGCGATTACTAAGAAAGGGCCAGGATTATCAGGATAATGTAAAAAGCACTGAATGCGTATTGTTCTCCAATTGATTCAATTTTAATTTAACCATTTATGAAAATTTTCCGAGGCGACCTTCATCGTTTCGAAGGACCCCAGCTTTTTCAAGTAACTCTTTTGGACATTGATATCCACAATCTGGGGAACCCCGAGACTCCTGTTGAAGTAGAGCTGGTCGCTTATCAGGAAGGAGAAGACTATTTACTCAACGGAGTAGTTCGATCTGATCTGACCCTAACTTGTGACCGCTGTCTCGGTCCGGCATCCTATTCAGTTGAAGGCAAGTTTGATGTCCGGTTGGTTTCGGAGATACGTCCTGATCTGGATGCCGACGAGGATGATATCCTGGTTTGGCCACTCCATCAGCAGGAGTTGGATTTGTCAGGGGTGATCGCCCAAACGGTCTATCTCGAGATCCCCCAGAAGGTGTTATGTCGGGAAGATTGCAGGGGGCTGTGCCCTTCCTGTGGTGCCGATTTGAATCGACAGCCTTGCGGGTGCGTGACCGAAGAGATAGATGAACGTTGGTCACCACTCCTGGCCATCAAACAAAAGTTGAAGAAATGAGTGAGTTATTATGGCTCATCCGAAGCGTAAACAATCGCACAGCCGCTCCGCGAAGCGGCGCACGCACTGGAAACTGACCGCCCCTCAGGTCGCAACCTGTCCTCAATGCGGGCAACCAAAATTACCACACCGTGCATGCGCCAACTGTGGCTACTACCGGGGGCGACCGCTGATTTCAACCAAACAGTCCTAGCACCTACTGAATACCATGCGCATCGCGCTTGACGCCATGGGCAGGGATCACGCCGCGGAACAGATGGTCAAAGGGGCCGGTGATTATCTGCACCGAACCCCCAACGAAGAGACAAAGGTCATCCTGGTCGGTTTTGGGGGCAATATTCTCCTGAAGTTTGTCGACGGTATGGTTCTGCAGGTGGCCGATAGGACCAGGGATAAATTAGCGCAGCATCCCGGCTCCCAGCTAGCACTGCCTCTGGAGCGTCCCTCTTTTAGAGACCGGGACCAAGAATTGGATTACGAAGAACACCGGGGCTCACCTATTCCAGGGGCTGTAGTTGTCTACCACGGCACCACCAGTGCCCGGGCCATTAATAACGCCACCAGGACATTCAACCCTTGCGTTACCGAGAACCTGATTGCCTGCATTCAAAAGGGCATAATTGCTTACCCTGACATTTGTGAGGAGCGGCATGTCATTACCTCCGCATAGAACCGCAAAAATCACCGCCCTCGGCAGCTACCTGCCCGAGCGAATTCTGACCAATTACGACCTCGAAAAGATGGTGGATACCACCGACGAGTGGATTCGTAGCCGAACCGGCATCGCAGAACGGCACCTCGTGGGTGAGGGCGAGGCCACCTCTCACATGGCCACCAGAGCCGCCCAGGAAATCCTTCACAACCGGCAGCTTGATCCCAAGGAAATTGACTGCATCATTGTCGCGACGGTCACTCCGGACATGTTTTTCCCTGCCACCGCCTGTCTGGTACAGAACAACCTGGGTGCCAGTCGGGCCTGGGGCTTTGACCTCTCAGCGGCCTGCTCCGGCTTTCTATTCGCGCTGGATGCCGGAGCCCGAATGATCGAATCAGGACACTACACTAAGGTGCTGGTTATTGGTGCCGACACCATGAGCTCCATTGTTGACTATACCGACCGGGCTACGTGCGTTCTGTTTGGCGACGGCGCAGGTGCCGTCCTCCTGGAGCCATGTGAAGCCGGAGACGAAGGCATTCTGGATACAATCCTGCGATGCGATGGCTCGGGTGCCGGGTACCTGTATATGGAAGGCGGCGGCAGTCTCTGCCCACCGACAGCAGAATCCGTCGCTAGCAAAAAACATTTTCTCTATCAGGATGGCCGGGCGGTGTACAAGTACGCCGTTAAATTGATGACAGACGTCACCGTAGAGATAGCCGAACGCAACGGCCTTGCCAATAAAGACATCCAGCTGTTTATCCCCCACCAGGCCAATAAACGCATCGTTGACGCCAGTGCTGACCGACTGGGACTGAGCGAGGATCAGGTCCTCTCCAACATTGACCGCTACGCCAACACCACCGCGGCTACGATTCCCCTGGGTATGGTCGATGCTGTCGCAGAGGGTCGACTCAAACCTGGAGATAATGTAATTCTCGCGGCCTTTGGCGCGGGTTTCACCTGGGGCGGAATCTACCTGCGCTGGAGCGAGGTCGTCTGACAGTGGCGGTTTTTCTTTTCCCGGGCCAGGGCAGCCAGCAAGTAGGTATGGGACGCGACCTATACGACAATTATCCCCAGGTCCAGGAACTATACGACACAGCTGTGACTGTCCTGGGCTTTGACCTCCGTCGGGTCTCTTTTGAGGGTCCCGAGGAGCAGCTGCGCGAGACCCAGATCACTCAACCGGCCCTGTTCGTACATAGCATGGCAGTAGATTTGCTCCTGAAAAAATGGGGGACATATCCGGAAGCTACCGCCGGTCACAGCCTGGGAGAGTATTCAGCTATAGTGTCAGCGGGAGCCATGGACTTTGCCGATGCCCTGCAGGTGGTCAAGGTACGGGGGGAGGAGATGTCTCGGGCTGGGGAGAAGGCCCCCGGGGCCATGGCGGCACTCATGGGTGCCACCGAAGAACAGGTCCAGGAAATTTGTGAGCGCGCTAGTTCCGCTGGCGTACTCGTACCGGCTAATCTAAATAGTCCCGCTCAGGTGGTCCTTTCCGGCAACCGGAAAGCGATAGATAAGGCGGTTGAAGTGGCTCGGGCAATGGGCCTGCATCGGATCATCAAACTCAAGGTCTCGGGGGCATTCCACTCCCCCCTCATGACCCCGGCCCGGCCGGCCCTGGAAGCGGTTTTGGCGCGGGTGCAGGTTCGCGATGCACGAGTGCCTGTGTATCAAAATGTCTCCGCCAGAGCAGTCCAGGCCGCCAAAGAGATCAAAACGAACCTGCTGCTCCAGCTGGAGAGCCCCGTGCGCTGGGAAGCGACGATCCGTCAGCTGTGGACCGACGGTTTTATTGAATTTTATGAAGTAGGGGCTGGAAAAATCTTGCAAGGATTAAATCGCAGAATCGTACCTGAATCATTAACATTAAGCTTAAACTCAGCCGAAGATATTTCGCAGATCCATGTTCCAACTGCAGGATAAGGTAGCTGTTGTAACCGGCGCCTCCCGCGGCATTGGTCGGGCCATCAGTCTGGCCCTTGCAGAGGCTGGCGCGGCTGTAGCGCTCCTCAGCCGCTCAGTAGACGCCCTTCAGGAAGTGCGCCGGGAAATCACCACCCATGGAGGCCAGGCCAGTATCCACCCCTGTGATATCCGGGACGCGGAAACAGTCGCTAAGGTTTTCAAAGAGATTGTCGACCAATATGGTTTGCTCCACATCCTGGTAAACAATGCCGGTGTGACCAAAGACAGCCTCATCTTGCGTATGAGTGGTGACGATTGGCAGGTTCCGATAGCCACAAACCTCACCGGGGCTTTCAACTGCATCAAAGCCGCCGTGCGGCCCATGATCAAACAGCGGTTCGGCCGAATCATCAACATAACATCGGTGGTGGGCATCACCGGTAACGCTGGCCAGGCTAACTACGCCGCTTCCAAGGCGGGATTGATCGGCCTGACCAAGTCAACGGCTAAGGAACTGGCCTCCCGCGGAATCACCGTCAACGCCATCGCACCGGGTTACATCACCACCGATATAACCGCCAATCTCTCTAAGGACATCAAGAAAAATTTGACCGAGTACATCCCCCTCGGTCGGTTAGGCAAGCCCGAAGATGTAGCTCCGGCTGTGGTCTTTCTGGCCAGTGATGAGGCCGGATACATCACCGGACAAACCTTGCTCGTTGATGGTGGGATGGTAATCTAACGGAGGCAATACAATGTCAAATACTTTGGAGAAGATTTCCGAGGTTATCGCCGACAAACTGGGAGTGGAGCCGGCTAAAATCACCCCCAACGCCAAATTCATCGATGATCTGGGCGCCGACTCCCTGGATACCGTGGAACTCATCATGCAGTTGGAAGATGAGTTCAATCTCGAAATCCCTGATGAAGAGGCCGAAAAACTCACCACCGTCGGCGCCGTTGTCGAATATATCGATAGCCACTCCCAGTAGCCGGGAACAGACTCAGACCCAATGCGGCGAATCGTCATCACCGGGATGGGAGCCGTCACTCCCATCGGCAATACAGTAGCCGAATTTGAAGCCGGCTTGTTCTCCGGCCGGAACGGGATCGCTCCTATCACCCGTTTTAATACCGATAGCTACCCGGTACACTTGGCCGGCGAAGTAAAAAACTTCGACGCCGCAGCATATCTGGAACCCCAATTGCTGCGCAAGATGGATCTTTTTACCATCTATGCCATGGTAGCGACGGAACAGGCCATCTCACAGTCTGGATTCTTGGGACACGCCGATCTGAACCGGGTAGGGGCCATTGTCGGATCCGGCATCGGCGGGATCCAAGTTCTGGAGCACTCCCATCGAATTCTAATGGAGGGTGGTCCCCGAAAGATCAGTCCCTTTT is from Candidatus Neomarinimicrobiota bacterium and encodes:
- a CDS encoding DUF177 domain-containing protein, which codes for MKIFRGDLHRFEGPQLFQVTLLDIDIHNLGNPETPVEVELVAYQEGEDYLLNGVVRSDLTLTCDRCLGPASYSVEGKFDVRLVSEIRPDLDADEDDILVWPLHQQELDLSGVIAQTVYLEIPQKVLCREDCRGLCPSCGADLNRQPCGCVTEEIDERWSPLLAIKQKLKK
- the rpmF gene encoding 50S ribosomal protein L32, giving the protein MAHPKRKQSHSRSAKRRTHWKLTAPQVATCPQCGQPKLPHRACANCGYYRGRPLISTKQS
- a CDS encoding beta-ketoacyl-ACP synthase III is translated as MSLPPHRTAKITALGSYLPERILTNYDLEKMVDTTDEWIRSRTGIAERHLVGEGEATSHMATRAAQEILHNRQLDPKEIDCIIVATVTPDMFFPATACLVQNNLGASRAWGFDLSAACSGFLFALDAGARMIESGHYTKVLVIGADTMSSIVDYTDRATCVLFGDGAGAVLLEPCEAGDEGILDTILRCDGSGAGYLYMEGGGSLCPPTAESVASKKHFLYQDGRAVYKYAVKLMTDVTVEIAERNGLANKDIQLFIPHQANKRIVDASADRLGLSEDQVLSNIDRYANTTAATIPLGMVDAVAEGRLKPGDNVILAAFGAGFTWGGIYLRWSEVV
- the fabD gene encoding ACP S-malonyltransferase — protein: MAVFLFPGQGSQQVGMGRDLYDNYPQVQELYDTAVTVLGFDLRRVSFEGPEEQLRETQITQPALFVHSMAVDLLLKKWGTYPEATAGHSLGEYSAIVSAGAMDFADALQVVKVRGEEMSRAGEKAPGAMAALMGATEEQVQEICERASSAGVLVPANLNSPAQVVLSGNRKAIDKAVEVARAMGLHRIIKLKVSGAFHSPLMTPARPALEAVLARVQVRDARVPVYQNVSARAVQAAKEIKTNLLLQLESPVRWEATIRQLWTDGFIEFYEVGAGKILQGLNRRIVPESLTLSLNSAEDISQIHVPTAG
- the fabG gene encoding 3-oxoacyl-[acyl-carrier-protein] reductase: MFQLQDKVAVVTGASRGIGRAISLALAEAGAAVALLSRSVDALQEVRREITTHGGQASIHPCDIRDAETVAKVFKEIVDQYGLLHILVNNAGVTKDSLILRMSGDDWQVPIATNLTGAFNCIKAAVRPMIKQRFGRIINITSVVGITGNAGQANYAASKAGLIGLTKSTAKELASRGITVNAIAPGYITTDITANLSKDIKKNLTEYIPLGRLGKPEDVAPAVVFLASDEAGYITGQTLLVDGGMVI
- the acpP gene encoding acyl carrier protein — translated: MSNTLEKISEVIADKLGVEPAKITPNAKFIDDLGADSLDTVELIMQLEDEFNLEIPDEEAEKLTTVGAVVEYIDSHSQ